The following nucleotide sequence is from Zea mays cultivar B73 chromosome 1, Zm-B73-REFERENCE-NAM-5.0, whole genome shotgun sequence.
AAAAATACACAACATGTAGAACATCAAGTTTAATTAGACCCAAGATGAAATATGTGTTGATACTTGATAGTGCATTTATCTGGTACTCCCTCTGTCCAGTTTTGGTCATTGCCTAAGGGTCAAGAAAAGCTTCAAAGTCTGATCAGTGTATTATCTGGTACTCCCTCTGTCCAGTTTCGAACATGTAGTCATACTCCATTTTTGATTGCTTGTACAGTTGACAGTTCAAAGTCTGTTCAGAGTTCCGACTTCTTCAATGTCTTCACAGTTCAGTTCAAAGCTTGATTTTGATTGCTTGTACAGTTATACTGTGTTATTGTTACAGCTATAGTGTATTGCTGTCCTGCAATATAGTATTACTGTTGTCCTGCTAGACAGCTATAGTGTATTGCTGTCATGCTACAGCTATATTATATTACAACTATATTACTGCTTGAAATTTCTGCTACGTACTTCACTGGCAATTGGTTGACTGCTTTAATTTCTGAACCTTAAGTTTTAATGTTTTCATTTCTTTGAGTGTAGACAAGGACATTAGCAGCTTCAACTAATGGACCTACTTTGCGATCAAGGACTGAAAGGGATATTGTTGATGAAGAATCTGAAAATAGTTATGAAGAATCTGAAAATCCCATCAATGATGAAGGTAAAATTCAAACAAACTTTAAATTTATTGTAGCAATTTTGAAAATAGTTATGAACAAAGGTTTTCATCTGTTTTATCTCCTGTAATAAGCAGAGCAACCTATTGGGCATCAAAATATAAGGAAAGGAAGGGGCCCAACCTTGAAGAAGAACATATATTCAAGTAGTGGTGGGCCTAAAATCTGCATTACCCTTAATGAATATGGACAACCAGTTGGTAGGAACAGCAAAGAGTTTGGTAATTTCATAGGAACTTTGGTGAGGAAAAATATCCCTGTTTCTTGTGAGGATTGGAGACTAGTTGATTCTAAAAAGAAGTTTGAGTTATGGACAAAAGTGAAGGTAATCTGATTTAGTGAGATAATTTGTCTTAGCCTATTGTCAGTAGATTTGGTAATCAACTACATTTTTGTTGAAACAGGAATACTATGAAGTGGATGAATCTGGTATAGATTATGTTATAACATCTGCAGCAAAAAAGTGGAGAGAGTTTAAGGCTGACCTAAAGAACAAATATTTTGATGAAACATTGAGTTTTGAAGAGCTTATTGCTAAAAGGGATGAAAGGGTGAAAGAATCTGATTGGGAGTGGTTGATAACTTATTGGATGTCTCCAGAAGCCGAGGTACATGCTgatttgttttgaattcttttttGAGATATAAACCTTCATTAAACTATTGTATGAATGAATTTGTATTATTGTTTTGATAGATTCATATGTATGTTGTAGGTTCGTACAAACAGAGGTAAAGATAACCGTTCAAAGCTGACTATGTCGCATGCAGCTGGCAGCAAGAGTTATGCTCGTGTGGGGCATGAACTGGTAAAAAAAATTATAATCACTAGTTTGtataatcattagtttaatttaTGAAAAATCTAGTCAATTACTGGACCAAATCATTTTTTCTTGTAGGCCGAGCAACAAGGACGCCCTGCGAGAAGAGATGAAATATATGTTAGAACACATACGCGTAAGAACAAAGAAGGGGATATTGTGCCTCTACCTGGAGCAGAAATATTCATTGTGAGTACACACATATttttgatttatgtaataattaaaATATAAGTGAACAAAATATAATATATATGTGGTCCTCTTAAGAATAAATTTGAAGAAGCTGTTGCTGAGAACCCAGAACTGAAGGACAGAAGTATTGAAGATGGTGATTTATATGCACATGTTTTTGGAGAGAAAGAACCAAGAGGTCGTATTCGTGGTTTAGGCTTAGGACCAACTCCACAAGATGTAGGCACCCCTGGAACTCAAATGAAAATATCAACAAAGCTTCAAATGGCATTGCAAGCTCGCAGTCAGTCTGAGCAAGAGGTTAGAGCCTTAAGACAGGATATGAATCAAATGAAAGAAAAAATGGATCAAATTTATCAAATGATGGTAGCAGCTCAAGGGGTGCAACATATAGAAAGCCCATCACAACATGGGTCTAATTCTCGACAGGTGATATAATATTGCATATGTTTAGTCAGTGTAGCATATATCGAGCAGTTCGGCGTCTATCATGTTAATTAATTAGGCTTGTTTCCTTTATCTCACT
It contains:
- the LOC103645357 gene encoding uncharacterized protein, whose protein sequence is MYSRNNSAIIILAFSISFITTKEVVFVTRTLAASTNGPTLRSRTERDIVDEESENSYEESENPINDEVGRNSKEFGNFIGTLVRKNIPVSCEDWRLVDSKKKFELWTKVKEYYEVDESGIDYVITSAAKKWREFKADLKNKYFDETLSFEELIAKRDERVKESDWEWLITYWMSPEAEVRTNRGKDNRSKLTMSHAAGSKSYARVGHELAEQQGRPARRDEIYVRTHTRKNKEGDIVPLPGAEIFINKFEEAVAENPELKDRSIEDGDLYAHVFGEKEPRGRIRGLGLGPTPQDVGTPGTQMKISTKLQMALQARSQSEQEVRALRQDMNQMKEKMDQIYQMMVAAQGVQHIESPSQHGSNSRQNSRVHRSDEVAHDYNGNNHSQNMVEDDLQLTRRVASTVGRLRNREDVNTIEEQSRRRDIATMVPQRNHGSSQNADDNPVGKEVILYSMMRSEVPVAIANIISTDPTTKVGDVPLRREFTQVFVTRVLKRESTLPRPYLGVESMGDALFMPVAWPTNKTGCC